The window GCTTGCCTCCTGCGGTTATGTAGAAATATTTCGCGGACAGGAGGGCGGCTGCCGTCTGAAGGCAGATCTTAACGAGCTTTCATTATATGATCTTATGCGCTGTATCAACGAGGATATTTTTGTCAATGCCTGCATGGATTCCGAGTATGAATGTCCTTGGCGGCGTTCACACTGCGGCATGTGCCGTTTTCACAGCAGCCTTGAAGGGGTCCAGGGAGAGATCGAGGAGCTGCTGAAGCGTAACTATATCGGAAATATGCTGTAAAACAGAGTCTAATTTTTTTGTGTGTAAAGTGGATAAAAATTATCTAAATACACCGGTAAGGTGAGGGAGGAATTCTTATGAATCAGTGTTTTGGATGTAATACCTGTAAGAGCGCGGATAAGCCGCTTGAGTTATTTATTCGTTCTCTGCCGCTTGAGACGTCGCACCACCGTGTCGAGGGGCAGTCGGTGAAGTGCGGCTTTGGTTTGCAGGGGGTGTGCTGCCGCCTTTGCTCCAACGGTCCCTGCCGCGTGACGCCCAAGGCGCCGAAGGGCATCTGCGGCGCGACGGCGGACGTCATCGTTTCACGCAATTTTTTGCGCGCCGTCGCCTCCGGCTCGGGCTGTTATATCCATATCGTCGAGAACACGGCGCTTAATCTTAAGAATACCGCGCTGGCCAAAGGGCTGATCAAGGGAGAGAAGACGCTTGAGCGGCTCTGCGGGTTATTCGGCGTCACGGCGGCCGATAAGTACGGCAAGGCGCTTGCCGTTGCCGAGATGGTGCTCGCCGACCTTTATAAGCCGGAGTATGAAAAGATGGCGCTGGTGAAGAAGCTGGCTTACGAGCCGCGCTATGCCAACTGGGAGAAGCTGGGCATCCTTCCCGGCGGTGCGAACGCGGAGATCGTCAAGGGCGTTGTGAAGTGTTCGACTAATCTCAATTCCGATCCTGTCGATATGCTGCTTACATGTCTTAAGCTGGGGATTTCCACAGGGCTTTACGGTCTGACGCTCACGAATCTTTTGAACGACGTGATGCTCGGAGAGCCGGAGATACGCCTGGCGCCGGTCGGCCTTGGCGTGATTGACCCCGACTATATCAATATTATGATCACCGGCCACCAACATTCCTGTTTTTCCTATCTCCAGGACCGCCTCACCGATCCTGACGTCACGGCGAAGGCCGTCGCTGCGGGAGCTAAGGGGTTCCGTCTTGTAGGCTGTACCTGCGTGGGGCAGGATCTGCAGCTGCGCGGCGCGCATTACGAGGAGGTATTTGTCGGGCACGCCGGCAATAACTATACCTCGGAGGCGGTGCTCGCTACCGGCGCGATCGACGCGGTGCTCTCGGAGTTCAACTGCACGCTGCCCGGTATCGAGCCGATCTGCGAGGCGCTCAATATAAAACAGATATGTCTCGACGATGTGGCGAAGAAGTCAAACGCCGAGTATATGCCTTTTATCTTTGAAAGCCGCGAGTGCGACAGCGGCCGCATAATCGACGCCGTCATCGCCTCGTACCGGGCGCGCCGCGGAGAGGTCGCTCTGAACCTTCTGCCGGAGCACGGCAACCAAGATACGCTGACGGGCGTTTCGGAGGTCTCTCTCAAGGATTTTCTCGGCGGTAACTGGAAGCCGCTCATAGACCTTATCGTCTCCGGCGAGATCAAAGGTGTCGCCGGCGTCGTTGGCTGCTCAAATCTCACCTTCGGCGGTCATGACGTGCTGACGGTCGAATTGACGAAGGAGCTTATCAAGCGAGACATAATCGTGCTC is drawn from Cloacibacillus porcorum and contains these coding sequences:
- a CDS encoding RrF2 family transcriptional regulator, whose protein sequence is MIMTRETDYAVRILRALSCGERLTVRQVCDSELVPVQFAYKILKKLASCGYVEIFRGQEGGCRLKADLNELSLYDLMRCINEDIFVNACMDSEYECPWRRSHCGMCRFHSSLEGVQGEIEELLKRNYIGNML
- the cooS gene encoding anaerobic carbon-monoxide dehydrogenase catalytic subunit; the encoded protein is MNQCFGCNTCKSADKPLELFIRSLPLETSHHRVEGQSVKCGFGLQGVCCRLCSNGPCRVTPKAPKGICGATADVIVSRNFLRAVASGSGCYIHIVENTALNLKNTALAKGLIKGEKTLERLCGLFGVTAADKYGKALAVAEMVLADLYKPEYEKMALVKKLAYEPRYANWEKLGILPGGANAEIVKGVVKCSTNLNSDPVDMLLTCLKLGISTGLYGLTLTNLLNDVMLGEPEIRLAPVGLGVIDPDYINIMITGHQHSCFSYLQDRLTDPDVTAKAVAAGAKGFRLVGCTCVGQDLQLRGAHYEEVFVGHAGNNYTSEAVLATGAIDAVLSEFNCTLPGIEPICEALNIKQICLDDVAKKSNAEYMPFIFESRECDSGRIIDAVIASYRARRGEVALNLLPEHGNQDTLTGVSEVSLKDFLGGNWKPLIDLIVSGEIKGVAGVVGCSNLTFGGHDVLTVELTKELIKRDIIVLSAGCSSGGLENCGLMSPAAAELAGPKLKAICKKLGIPPVLNFGPCLAIGRLEIVATELAAAIGIDLPQMPLVLSAPQWLEEQALADGAFGLALGLPLHLGEAPFITGSKVVVDVLTEQMKSLTGGQVIIDPDAVSAADKLEGIILEKRAALGI